One segment of Metallosphaera cuprina Ar-4 DNA contains the following:
- a CDS encoding winged helix-turn-helix transcriptional regulator: protein MDEVDKKILYLLFRDGRISQRRIAEELNITPPTLNYRFKKLEEEGILKGFVTFINPSYLSQYYGFLAFVNYTDYDSDWIFLKFKCVEWLNVYGILGKSVRDLEDKMEKMSKTLGEPRLKYIPEQEPVDLKPLDINIIEALKESPRASESEISQKIGISSKLVSKRLKILSKKGVFAVYPILDIPRSGLVMFSMFSRDIKKITGTLEQCTIFRITDGKAGINVCLVENMLLTRNYVNSARLHDPDADVMIIYQYQLSSLRLVAD from the coding sequence ATGGATGAAGTAGATAAAAAAATACTTTATCTCCTATTTAGAGACGGGAGGATAAGCCAAAGGAGGATAGCTGAGGAACTGAACATCACCCCTCCAACCTTAAACTATAGGTTCAAGAAGCTCGAGGAAGAGGGTATCTTGAAGGGCTTCGTAACCTTCATAAATCCGTCCTACCTCTCTCAATATTACGGATTCTTAGCCTTCGTGAACTACACAGACTACGATTCGGACTGGATATTCCTGAAGTTCAAATGTGTAGAATGGTTGAACGTTTACGGTATATTAGGAAAGAGCGTGAGAGATTTAGAGGACAAAATGGAGAAGATGTCTAAAACTCTCGGTGAACCCAGACTTAAATACATTCCTGAACAGGAACCTGTGGATCTCAAACCTTTGGACATAAACATCATTGAAGCGTTAAAAGAGAGTCCACGAGCTTCAGAGAGCGAGATATCACAAAAGATCGGTATCTCCTCAAAGCTAGTTTCAAAGAGATTGAAAATCCTCTCTAAGAAAGGCGTGTTTGCGGTTTATCCGATCCTAGATATCCCTAGATCTGGACTAGTGATGTTTTCCATGTTCTCGAGAGACATAAAGAAAATAACAGGGACCTTGGAACAGTGCACCATATTTAGAATAACTGACGGTAAGGCCGGAATTAACGTCTGCCTAGTTGAAAACATGTTACTTACTAGGAATTACGTCAACTCGGCTAGGTTGCACGATCCAGACGCTGACGTCATGATAATCTATCAGTATCAATTGAGTTCTCTGAGGTTAGTAGCTGATTGA
- a CDS encoding 4Fe-4S binding protein, producing MLELVFNDSHMLVLWILSIVFSSLISFVLAKSRSDYTFLFPFTNFLTLIYQSYDVLPSLLLSGLLGYYLLTIMKRSNVTSEINLITPLWVFSLSISSLTLQISTTLWLTSIILLNSFYLIVLKPLRVRLNSSPLVSLYVIMIGFLSIFLFSVDTLGVSSIQESNLGPWIGLNFLWNSILSFAAIVSSPNFMILMGVWTGVPLVYKIFKSKKLENKIRLTLTFIAYWVYSIYLPSFSPFQNVFPYIPYSWFNGFGTFGPVAPYFLVGILGTYAVTAVLSFLFGSRQICSVTCTAPYMLTFASGLKTFNRSSKLGRKTLTSKMSPIFKITSVLIWINILAFAVISYLNQVNYLHILILNQDPTVFLASLYFNFVWYIQFLLIPFFGDYACVNHGLCGWGTYNQLFSYLGPFKLKVKDPSTCLSCKTVDCAKACPVGLTDMRASFIKKGEFKAFKCVGAGECIEDCPYDNIFIYDGRASIRKMMSKLRSLR from the coding sequence ATGTTAGAGTTAGTGTTTAACGATAGTCATATGCTAGTGTTATGGATACTCTCTATAGTCTTTTCTTCCTTAATCAGCTTCGTCTTAGCTAAGAGCAGGAGTGATTACACGTTTTTGTTTCCTTTCACGAATTTTCTGACTCTAATCTATCAAAGCTACGATGTATTACCTTCGCTTCTCCTGAGCGGGCTATTAGGATATTATCTTCTAACTATAATGAAGAGATCTAACGTTACGTCTGAAATAAACCTAATAACACCGTTATGGGTCTTCTCACTCTCAATATCCTCCTTAACTTTACAGATCTCTACGACGCTATGGCTTACCTCAATTATCCTCCTTAATTCCTTTTATCTAATAGTATTGAAACCATTACGTGTCAGATTGAACTCCTCTCCTTTGGTTTCTCTGTACGTTATTATGATCGGTTTCCTTTCCATATTTTTATTCTCTGTTGACACCCTAGGAGTTTCCTCAATACAGGAGAGCAATTTAGGTCCCTGGATTGGATTGAACTTTTTATGGAACTCCATTTTATCTTTCGCAGCAATAGTATCATCTCCAAACTTCATGATACTGATGGGTGTCTGGACAGGTGTACCTTTAGTATATAAAATATTCAAATCAAAGAAATTAGAGAATAAAATAAGACTTACACTGACGTTCATTGCCTATTGGGTCTACAGTATATATTTGCCTTCTTTTTCCCCTTTTCAGAACGTTTTCCCATACATTCCCTATTCCTGGTTTAACGGATTCGGTACTTTTGGTCCGGTTGCTCCTTATTTTCTTGTAGGTATTCTAGGGACTTACGCTGTAACAGCAGTTCTTTCCTTTCTCTTTGGAAGCCGGCAGATTTGTTCTGTGACTTGCACAGCTCCTTACATGCTTACTTTCGCCTCTGGACTTAAAACCTTTAACAGGTCATCGAAACTTGGCAGGAAAACTCTTACCTCTAAGATGAGCCCTATTTTTAAAATCACGTCAGTTTTGATATGGATAAATATTCTAGCGTTCGCCGTGATATCTTATCTAAATCAAGTTAACTATTTGCATATCTTGATATTGAATCAGGATCCTACAGTGTTCTTAGCCTCTTTGTATTTTAACTTCGTATGGTACATCCAATTCCTTCTTATTCCATTTTTTGGAGATTACGCATGTGTTAACCACGGTTTGTGCGGTTGGGGAACCTATAATCAATTGTTCAGCTATCTAGGTCCGTTCAAGCTAAAAGTTAAGGACCCATCAACTTGCCTCTCATGTAAGACTGTTGACTGCGCTAAAGCTTGCCCAGTCGGTTTAACTGACATGAGAGCGTCTTTCATCAAAAAGGGAGAGTTCAAAGCCTTTAAGTGCGTTGGAGCCGGGGAGTGCATTGAGGACTGCCCTTATGACAACATCTTCATCTATGACGGTAGAGCCTCGATCAGAAAGATGATGTCGAAACTTCGCTCATTAAGGTGA
- a CDS encoding SWIM zinc finger family protein — MIVRKLGDKVEVEGTVPARCSLSGFKVKIVLEGVRIVDGKCECGSYPCQHISKLYVRYMRYKNENKVKFG, encoded by the coding sequence ATGATTGTTAGGAAACTAGGAGATAAGGTTGAGGTTGAGGGGACTGTACCAGCTAGATGTTCTTTGTCTGGATTTAAAGTAAAGATTGTATTAGAAGGCGTAAGGATAGTGGATGGCAAATGTGAATGTGGTTCCTATCCATGCCAACACATCTCAAAATTGTATGTAAGATATATGAGGTATAAAAATGAAAACAAGGTAAAATTTGGTTGA
- a CDS encoding ATP-binding cassette domain-containing protein, giving the protein MLIQGIRARIGNKLILPDHNLEISKGVNLVLGQNGAGKTTLLRSIIRAFYERGGLITRGYVPAEFSAPEIQVREVLVSGTRNNLASYAEYIQYFGLTNLLDRSFSSLSTGEKKLVLIAKALVEGDLVMMDEPTSGLDVKNQSKVMRTVTKLKSRKDFIIAVHDLNWLNQADRVILLKNGEIIWQSGPQELREDILEKLYEIRVKRVEIDEKTIFIFDL; this is encoded by the coding sequence TTGCTAATACAGGGAATTAGGGCAAGGATAGGCAACAAGTTAATCCTTCCAGATCATAACCTGGAGATCTCTAAGGGGGTGAACCTAGTGTTGGGCCAAAACGGTGCCGGAAAGACTACCTTATTAAGGTCAATAATAAGGGCCTTTTACGAAAGAGGAGGTCTCATAACTAGAGGGTACGTTCCGGCAGAGTTTTCTGCCCCTGAGATACAAGTTAGAGAAGTTCTTGTTTCCGGAACTAGAAACAACTTAGCAAGCTACGCGGAGTACATCCAATATTTTGGTCTCACCAATTTGTTAGACAGGTCTTTCTCTTCCTTAAGCACAGGTGAGAAGAAGTTGGTCCTGATAGCTAAGGCTCTGGTTGAGGGGGACTTAGTTATGATGGATGAACCCACCTCGGGGCTAGACGTTAAAAATCAATCTAAAGTAATGAGAACTGTAACCAAGCTGAAGAGTAGGAAGGACTTTATTATAGCAGTTCACGATCTAAACTGGCTGAATCAGGCTGATAGGGTCATACTATTAAAGAATGGAGAGATCATTTGGCAATCAGGTCCCCAAGAGCTTAGGGAAGACATCTTGGAGAAACTTTACGAAATTAGAGTAAAAAGAGTAGAAATAGATGAAAAAACTATATTTATCTTTGACCTATGA
- a CDS encoding glycosyltransferase encodes MIEPLIALPILADVLLLLQILKENSFFKYDGSFCSPASIIVPIRGEDPGLELNVNSLKNQDFPCSYDIIYVVDPDQPWLAERLKSLGVKVVVSQGDCSCSGKIKAQLSGIREASNPVIVFADSDTFYPRRWLREMVRNLDKYTAVTTFSWPDPVKMSLRNLIRAGFWTLGFESQALGGTFLWGGSMAFRRDFIDNEVIDELSKEWCDDCTLTRIVKMRGGRIAFNGLAIPLNVYDERDIGRWSARQVVTIVKYSNRGAKAFLVIGSFMISFILLFALSLQWIYLTPLLLWIAKNLSRSRYLGKKSIIPSLASILGLFFGWVTLIANFRRRKVVWRDVSYDL; translated from the coding sequence ATGATAGAGCCCTTAATTGCTTTACCTATCCTAGCTGACGTTTTGCTACTTCTTCAGATATTGAAGGAGAACTCCTTCTTCAAATATGATGGAAGTTTCTGTTCTCCAGCCTCAATCATTGTTCCCATTAGGGGGGAGGATCCTGGACTTGAGCTAAACGTTAATTCGCTAAAAAATCAGGACTTCCCCTGTAGTTATGATATTATTTACGTTGTGGATCCTGATCAACCATGGCTAGCTGAACGGCTGAAGAGTTTAGGGGTTAAAGTTGTAGTTAGTCAAGGAGATTGTTCGTGCAGTGGTAAGATAAAGGCTCAGCTTTCAGGGATAAGGGAAGCAAGTAACCCGGTTATTGTCTTCGCTGACTCCGACACTTTTTACCCTAGGAGATGGCTTAGAGAGATGGTGAGGAATTTAGATAAGTACACTGCAGTTACAACTTTTTCATGGCCTGATCCGGTTAAGATGAGTCTGAGGAACTTAATAAGGGCAGGCTTTTGGACCTTAGGTTTCGAATCTCAAGCCTTAGGAGGTACGTTCCTTTGGGGTGGATCCATGGCCTTTCGAAGAGACTTCATTGATAATGAGGTGATCGATGAGTTATCTAAGGAGTGGTGCGACGATTGCACTTTAACGAGGATAGTGAAAATGAGAGGAGGGAGGATAGCCTTTAATGGGTTAGCCATCCCTCTTAACGTTTACGATGAGAGAGACATTGGACGTTGGTCCGCTAGGCAGGTCGTAACTATAGTCAAGTACTCGAACAGAGGAGCTAAGGCATTCCTCGTCATCGGTTCGTTCATGATATCTTTCATTTTACTTTTCGCTCTATCCTTACAGTGGATTTACTTAACTCCTCTATTGCTCTGGATAGCCAAGAACCTCTCGAGGTCAAGATATCTGGGCAAAAAATCTATCATTCCCTCATTAGCCTCAATTTTAGGACTCTTCTTCGGATGGGTTACCCTCATTGCAAATTTTAGGAGAAGGAAAGTCGTATGGAGAGATGTATCATATGACCTTTGA
- a CDS encoding vitamin K epoxide reductase family protein encodes MKAGVVLSSIGLADSAYLLYVTSEGRNPSYCNISSTIDCGKVEFSPFSHFFGVPDALLGVLFFIVTLSLWILNKTVTLRYLWILGSVFVFYLVYTEFLIGSLCIYCTIAQACCLLQGITFMS; translated from the coding sequence ATGAAAGCGGGAGTCGTCCTATCCTCAATAGGACTGGCGGATTCTGCATATCTACTATACGTTACATCGGAGGGAAGAAATCCCTCATATTGTAACATCTCATCCACTATTGATTGTGGGAAAGTTGAGTTCAGCCCCTTCTCTCACTTTTTTGGAGTACCTGACGCTCTTCTAGGAGTCCTATTCTTCATTGTCACGCTCTCATTGTGGATCTTGAATAAGACCGTTACCTTAAGATACCTCTGGATTTTAGGGTCCGTCTTTGTCTTCTACTTAGTCTATACGGAGTTCTTGATAGGATCTCTCTGTATATATTGTACCATAGCTCAGGCCTGTTGTCTACTTCAAGGAATAACCTTCATGTCCTGA
- a CDS encoding DUF929 family protein, whose amino-acid sequence MKISFLVFFIVVVLFISALAYFNLQKIDSTSDQINTFVSPSVNLQLKQISENSSSYVEYNNELVYTVKYQSSSELTYDGKPVIIFVGAEWCPYCGAEIWSLVIALSRFGNISGLRYMESSSTDIYPDVPTFTLENLSYHSNYISVLAYEYQNRYHEPLQSVPQNIYLMWNQLANGSIPFLDIAGIYYQVGTTNDPGLLSGHNWTYVIKELGINDTLSRQIYSTANLITAEICSVDGNQPSQVCNASAVQHYESSLGVQVRTDLGYFQYNYISSLNLDNLLQQYEIKRII is encoded by the coding sequence ATGAAGATCAGTTTTCTGGTATTTTTTATAGTCGTGGTCTTATTTATTTCAGCTTTAGCCTATTTTAACTTACAAAAAATTGATTCCACCTCAGATCAAATTAACACGTTTGTATCCCCATCGGTAAACCTTCAATTAAAGCAGATTTCCGAAAACAGCTCCAGCTATGTGGAATATAATAATGAACTAGTATATACGGTTAAATACCAAAGTTCGTCTGAACTTACTTATGACGGTAAACCTGTAATAATTTTTGTAGGAGCCGAGTGGTGTCCTTATTGTGGAGCAGAGATATGGTCGCTAGTGATAGCCTTAAGCAGATTTGGAAACATCTCCGGTCTAAGATATATGGAGTCCAGTTCAACGGACATTTATCCGGACGTTCCTACTTTTACTCTTGAAAACCTGTCTTATCATAGCAATTATATTTCTGTACTAGCCTATGAGTATCAAAACAGGTACCATGAACCTTTACAATCAGTACCTCAAAATATATACTTAATGTGGAATCAGCTAGCTAATGGAAGCATACCTTTCCTAGACATAGCAGGGATCTATTATCAAGTCGGCACTACCAACGATCCCGGATTACTTAGCGGGCACAACTGGACTTACGTTATAAAAGAGCTCGGAATCAATGATACATTGTCACGTCAGATCTACTCAACGGCGAACTTGATAACTGCGGAGATTTGTTCAGTTGATGGAAATCAGCCCTCTCAAGTTTGCAACGCTTCTGCCGTTCAACATTATGAGAGCTCTCTAGGTGTTCAAGTTAGAACAGATCTTGGATATTTCCAATATAACTACATTTCTAGTTTGAATTTAGATAATTTATTACAACAATACGAAATAAAAAGGATAATTTAA
- a CDS encoding FecCD family ABC transporter permease, whose amino-acid sequence MNYLKYPVLVLPLLFLLATMYGEVFIPPNELFHPEGAYGYILWNIRIPTVIASALIGATLAISGAIMQLLLRNPLMDPYVSGTASGGAFGAVLSYFLLAFNLPFSWIIYVSPIVAFVFSMLSTTFTLLIGRRAGVYGLVIGGVVVSYLFSALISIMLTFLEERFPEVPPLAFWLLGEIEDVPWTSVLILLIIVLSLGVLGTHTARIIDLTSISDDMTLSKNVDPNKFRTLWVVLISLSTAFIVSLAGIIGFIGIIVPHLVRRLGSGSASKLVPYSLVYGAIVMIASQIISDGALGFKLPITAITSLLASPIMMYVLVKGVANTGN is encoded by the coding sequence TTGAACTATCTTAAATATCCTGTTCTTGTTCTACCTTTACTTTTCCTTTTAGCAACGATGTATGGCGAGGTGTTCATTCCTCCAAATGAACTCTTCCATCCTGAAGGTGCCTATGGTTACATATTGTGGAACATAAGGATTCCCACTGTAATTGCCTCGGCACTGATAGGTGCCACGCTGGCGATATCTGGGGCGATAATGCAACTTCTTCTACGTAACCCTCTTATGGATCCATATGTGAGCGGTACGGCCTCCGGTGGAGCGTTCGGGGCAGTGCTCTCTTACTTCCTTTTGGCCTTCAACCTGCCGTTCTCCTGGATAATCTACGTATCTCCGATAGTGGCATTCGTTTTCTCTATGCTTTCGACAACCTTTACGCTATTGATAGGAAGGAGGGCAGGGGTTTACGGTTTGGTAATAGGAGGGGTTGTTGTGTCTTACCTCTTCTCAGCTCTGATCTCCATTATGTTGACTTTTTTGGAGGAGAGGTTTCCAGAGGTTCCACCGCTAGCCTTCTGGTTATTGGGAGAGATAGAGGACGTGCCATGGACTTCTGTACTAATCCTCCTAATCATCGTGTTATCTCTAGGGGTTCTAGGGACACACACAGCTAGGATTATAGACCTGACCTCAATAAGTGACGATATGACCCTATCGAAAAACGTAGACCCGAACAAATTCAGGACCTTATGGGTGGTTCTAATTAGCCTTTCCACAGCCTTCATAGTATCCTTAGCTGGTATAATAGGGTTCATAGGAATAATAGTGCCCCATCTGGTGAGGCGATTAGGATCAGGTAGCGCGTCTAAGCTCGTTCCATACTCGCTAGTTTACGGAGCTATAGTGATGATAGCTAGTCAAATCATATCAGACGGTGCCCTAGGATTTAAGTTGCCCATAACCGCAATAACGTCCTTGCTCGCCTCCCCTATTATGATGTACGTTCTGGTGAAGGGAGTTGCTAATACAGGGAATTAG
- the tatC gene encoding twin-arginine translocase subunit TatC: MTERTNEIGKTAERPLLDHLNELIARARRALISLVVAFVIFFFFEVKEVSFLGFNFPILYPDLFNSIASDFIRLFIHTELPPQIQLLNLNPFDTLFSAAYVAFFLSMFIALPVIVHEIWGFVSPGLYENEKKMAKLVILPAFILFAAGSSFSYFIIIPVMMKFVLIYTTSLGVEPTLSLRAFISTVMSLMLTVGVAFEYPLVMSILTLGGIVKASSWRKNWRYGVLGAFIIAWFISPGTTGGVIETTIGVTLSTLYFVGVIAAYFAERRRKSNAI, encoded by the coding sequence GTGACGGAAAGAACTAATGAAATAGGGAAGACTGCAGAGAGGCCCTTACTAGATCACCTTAATGAGCTGATAGCAAGAGCAAGGAGGGCATTGATCTCCCTTGTCGTAGCTTTCGTGATATTTTTCTTTTTTGAAGTTAAAGAAGTATCCTTTTTAGGTTTCAACTTCCCTATACTTTATCCTGATCTTTTCAATAGTATAGCTTCAGATTTCATTAGGCTTTTCATCCACACCGAGCTCCCGCCACAAATACAGCTTTTGAACCTTAACCCTTTCGACACTCTATTCTCAGCTGCGTATGTGGCGTTCTTCCTTTCGATGTTTATAGCCCTCCCTGTTATAGTTCATGAGATATGGGGATTCGTTTCGCCTGGGCTTTATGAGAACGAGAAGAAAATGGCTAAGCTCGTGATTTTACCTGCTTTTATCCTGTTCGCAGCGGGCTCTAGCTTCTCTTACTTCATAATCATACCAGTCATGATGAAGTTCGTTCTCATTTACACTACCTCATTGGGAGTTGAACCTACGCTAAGTCTGAGAGCTTTCATAAGTACCGTCATGTCGCTAATGCTTACTGTAGGAGTGGCCTTTGAGTACCCTTTGGTTATGAGCATTCTCACTTTGGGTGGGATAGTCAAGGCTAGTAGCTGGAGGAAAAACTGGAGATACGGAGTTCTTGGGGCCTTTATTATAGCGTGGTTCATTTCTCCCGGAACTACTGGAGGAGTGATCGAAACGACGATAGGAGTTACATTGTCCACGCTCTATTTCGTAGGGGTAATTGCTGCCTACTTTGCAGAGAGAAGGAGGAAATCAAACGCTATATAA
- a CDS encoding twin-arginine translocase TatA/TatE family subunit, which yields MIGSLSDALIMVIVAILLLGGEKNLSGTVRNLGRTLSELRKKQNEFKNEIMRELSEGGDITQETRSALSFDSEVPEVRPAIRPRPTQTEDPRIKQLEDQIKKLQAEVERLKKGDGKN from the coding sequence GTGATAGGTAGCTTAAGCGATGCCCTAATCATGGTTATAGTAGCTATATTACTCCTTGGTGGGGAGAAGAACTTATCTGGTACAGTAAGGAACCTGGGCCGAACTCTTTCCGAACTGAGGAAAAAACAAAACGAGTTTAAGAACGAAATAATGAGAGAGCTGTCCGAAGGCGGAGATATAACCCAGGAGACAAGATCTGCGCTCTCCTTCGATTCGGAAGTTCCAGAAGTTAGACCCGCAATCAGGCCTAGACCGACTCAAACTGAGGACCCTAGGATAAAACAACTGGAGGACCAGATAAAGAAGCTACAGGCCGAAGTAGAGAGGTTGAAGAAGGGTGACGGAAAGAACTAA
- a CDS encoding PQQ-binding-like beta-propeller repeat protein encodes MKRIIFAIALISVFLIGSFLGPSITQIVSQVITPIPQPIVRTYDIYNTTYFPYEVKVTYYPGNATSQNLGLPGSWLVTNGGQSHNAVVDTTCTELIQGVSWQQDFAHMAGAALIPLSAPENMLPGSNVMGTRSALVMLTQMVGEPLGVSLADNLLFVEEDSGPGSIFAVNPLNGQVVWYATGLASYAMNNPIVYNGIVYVTVGDVGFNFANFVHYENGQYSAIHRGMAYGAIYAFNASDGILLWMRFTMGEAMPAPAVYDGILAYSDGGGEFVGVNATTGQTLWMDSIPGLFDSMSSVNYYVMPNGTPLFVAGFTSLTEPFGLLVAVNGITGKMVWNASLPSPNKPFNTGMGDVPPAVDQSLGIVVQSTVANAEPNGTVDTMVLAVNATNGHVLWVTNLGRGYTPPAFKGAVPMIYNNTVFVGAPSLGTEFALNISTGRIIWQTRLNGISLPPTAPGGPRGSATIYDNLLWIAGGPNVYVLNPHNGDLLQQYYVGGRFGIVNPVIAGNTMYLTNSYGWVIAIPLYQVFPLFQYYTNS; translated from the coding sequence ATGAAAAGAATAATATTCGCCATAGCCCTTATTTCAGTCTTTTTAATTGGATCCTTTTTGGGGCCCTCTATAACACAGATAGTATCACAGGTTATTACCCCAATACCTCAGCCCATTGTGAGGACTTATGATATCTACAACACTACATATTTCCCTTACGAGGTCAAGGTCACATACTATCCTGGAAACGCCACTTCCCAAAACCTAGGACTGCCTGGAAGCTGGTTGGTTACTAATGGAGGGCAGTCCCATAACGCAGTTGTGGATACCACTTGCACCGAATTGATACAGGGAGTTAGTTGGCAACAGGACTTTGCCCATATGGCTGGGGCAGCTCTGATACCTCTGAGCGCCCCTGAAAACATGCTACCAGGCTCTAACGTAATGGGTACCAGATCAGCCCTGGTAATGTTAACTCAAATGGTTGGTGAGCCTTTAGGAGTTTCACTAGCGGATAACCTCCTCTTTGTAGAGGAGGATAGCGGACCAGGAAGCATATTTGCGGTTAACCCATTGAACGGTCAGGTTGTGTGGTACGCCACAGGTTTGGCAAGCTACGCAATGAACAACCCAATAGTGTATAACGGGATAGTTTACGTCACGGTTGGAGACGTTGGGTTCAACTTCGCTAATTTCGTCCATTACGAGAATGGACAGTACTCAGCCATTCACAGAGGAATGGCATATGGGGCGATTTACGCTTTCAATGCTTCTGACGGTATATTACTTTGGATGAGGTTTACTATGGGCGAGGCTATGCCAGCTCCGGCTGTTTATGACGGGATCTTAGCCTACTCAGATGGAGGAGGAGAGTTCGTAGGGGTTAACGCTACGACAGGGCAAACCTTATGGATGGATTCAATTCCTGGTCTTTTCGACAGCATGAGCAGCGTAAATTACTATGTCATGCCTAATGGGACGCCACTTTTCGTTGCGGGGTTCACAAGTTTGACCGAGCCCTTTGGTCTTTTAGTTGCAGTGAACGGTATCACAGGTAAAATGGTATGGAACGCTTCGCTCCCCTCTCCGAACAAGCCTTTTAACACTGGAATGGGAGACGTTCCACCGGCTGTGGATCAAAGCCTTGGGATAGTTGTGCAATCTACTGTAGCTAACGCTGAACCGAACGGAACTGTAGACACCATGGTCTTAGCTGTTAACGCTACTAACGGTCACGTTTTGTGGGTTACCAATCTGGGGAGAGGTTACACTCCTCCAGCGTTCAAGGGAGCTGTACCCATGATCTACAATAACACGGTTTTCGTAGGGGCTCCATCCCTTGGGACGGAGTTCGCCTTAAACATCTCCACCGGAAGGATAATCTGGCAAACTAGATTGAACGGTATATCCCTCCCTCCGACAGCACCTGGAGGACCTAGAGGAAGCGCCACCATTTATGATAACTTGTTGTGGATCGCGGGCGGACCTAACGTATACGTGTTAAACCCGCATAACGGAGACCTACTGCAGCAATACTACGTAGGAGGTAGATTCGGTATAGTCAACCCTGTGATAGCAGGTAACACAATGTACCTCACCAACAGTTACGGATGGGTGATAGCGATACCGCTCTATCAAGTCTTCCCTCTATTTCAATACTATACCAACTCATAG
- a CDS encoding twin-arginine translocase TatA/TatE family subunit, whose protein sequence is MVAMNPSDIAIIIIVALVLFVGTSKIPELFRSMGRAIGEFKKGRIEAEMEINQMQSQTTPQVNVQQNTQKTLSQEELEKQIKDLQNQLEQLKKQQNSK, encoded by the coding sequence ATGGTCGCAATGAACCCGTCAGATATAGCGATCATAATTATAGTGGCTTTAGTTCTGTTCGTAGGTACTAGTAAGATTCCTGAGCTCTTCAGATCTATGGGAAGGGCAATAGGTGAGTTTAAGAAAGGTAGAATAGAGGCGGAAATGGAAATAAATCAAATGCAATCTCAAACCACTCCTCAAGTTAACGTCCAACAGAACACACAGAAGACCCTCTCTCAAGAGGAGTTAGAAAAGCAAATAAAAGACCTTCAGAATCAGCTGGAACAGCTAAAGAAGCAGCAGAACTCTAAGTAA
- a CDS encoding ABC transporter substrate-binding protein has translation MQRSVIVGTSLIVVVLIAFFAFYLIQIKQTNLSSDQTQRIVSLAPSDTQILVSLGLGKDVVAVDQYSYSLIELLNETKCLPQNVTVLQLQAGSPPNISGLVLLHPSIVIDEEGLIGSYATLIKNAGLHLLLTNDDYAQNFSQITASILNVSNQIGAKSQGEKLVSWMNNKLQSFSTQGNVSVAYLLYICPNYEFYTAGGNVFINDIITKAGGSNVFSNQSGYPLLGPSSLDLANPQVIIAQEVYNISYTEFLISHMPGITSTRAYQENRIYVLSQNLPTDLINEPGPLSVYSVEMVRDILNNASPHYVNSSFVLKDLNVSLPVF, from the coding sequence ATGCAGAGGAGCGTAATCGTTGGCACGTCATTAATTGTAGTTGTCTTGATTGCGTTTTTTGCTTTCTACTTAATTCAAATCAAGCAGACTAACTTGTCGAGCGATCAAACTCAGAGAATAGTGTCACTTGCCCCCAGCGACACTCAAATCTTAGTTTCGCTTGGTTTAGGAAAGGATGTAGTAGCGGTAGACCAGTACTCGTACTCTCTCATTGAACTTCTAAACGAGACGAAATGCTTACCTCAAAACGTAACTGTGTTACAGCTGCAAGCAGGAAGCCCTCCAAACATTAGCGGATTAGTTCTCTTGCATCCTTCAATCGTCATTGACGAGGAGGGTCTTATAGGCAGTTACGCAACCCTCATAAAGAACGCGGGTTTACACTTGTTATTAACTAATGATGATTACGCTCAGAACTTCTCTCAAATAACGGCTTCGATTCTAAACGTCTCAAACCAAATTGGGGCTAAGTCTCAAGGGGAGAAACTGGTCTCATGGATGAACAATAAGCTTCAAAGTTTCTCTACGCAAGGTAACGTGTCAGTGGCTTACCTATTGTACATATGTCCTAACTACGAGTTCTACACAGCCGGAGGCAACGTGTTCATCAACGATATCATAACTAAAGCTGGAGGGTCTAACGTTTTCTCCAATCAATCTGGATATCCTCTCTTGGGTCCATCGTCCCTTGACCTGGCAAATCCTCAGGTCATTATTGCACAAGAGGTTTACAACATAAGCTATACGGAGTTCTTAATCTCTCACATGCCGGGAATAACCTCAACGAGAGCGTATCAGGAAAACAGGATATACGTTTTATCTCAGAACTTGCCAACAGATCTAATCAATGAGCCAGGGCCTCTCTCAGTTTACAGCGTTGAGATGGTAAGGGACATCTTAAACAACGCTTCACCTCACTATGTGAATTCGTCCTTTGTGTTAAAGGACTTAAACGTAAGCCTTCCGGTGTTTTAA